A region from the Lentimonas sp. CC4 genome encodes:
- a CDS encoding segregation/condensation protein A, which yields MEEALLPSNDFAIRLPAFEGPLDLLLYLIRRNEVDIYDIPIEHVTTQYIEVLDSMENLDLEVAGEFFVMAATLMYIKSRMLLPQKDQGSNLDVEEDDIDPRWELVQQLLEYKKFKEASSEIEELILNSNDLIARIGPKEALEAVERPLKPVERVDLWNTFNQVLRRLAERITTGEINAEQVTVADRMEFILLRFKAKPNFLFSELFESTTTITTIVATFLAVLELTRLGEILIQQDRAFSDIRCQRGTNTGFTFNSTFT from the coding sequence ATGGAAGAAGCCCTCCTCCCTTCAAATGACTTCGCCATACGGCTACCGGCGTTTGAAGGCCCCTTGGACTTATTGCTCTACCTGATTCGCCGCAATGAAGTAGACATCTACGACATCCCGATCGAGCACGTCACCACGCAATACATCGAAGTGCTCGACTCGATGGAAAACCTCGACCTCGAAGTCGCAGGTGAATTCTTCGTCATGGCAGCGACACTCATGTATATTAAAAGTCGCATGCTGCTGCCGCAAAAAGACCAAGGCTCCAATCTAGATGTAGAGGAAGACGACATCGACCCCCGCTGGGAGCTGGTGCAGCAACTCCTCGAATACAAAAAGTTTAAAGAAGCATCCTCCGAGATCGAAGAACTCATCCTCAACAGCAACGATCTCATCGCTCGAATCGGCCCAAAAGAAGCACTAGAAGCCGTCGAGCGACCACTAAAGCCTGTCGAGCGCGTTGACCTTTGGAACACCTTCAATCAAGTGCTGCGCCGACTCGCCGAACGTATCACAACAGGCGAGATCAACGCAGAGCAAGTCACCGTCGCAGACCGCATGGAGTTCATCCTACTGCGCTTCAAGGCCAAGCCCAACTTCCTGTTCTCTGAGCTCTTCGAGTCCACGACGACCATTACCACGATTGTCGCCACATTTCTCGCCGTGCTGGAACTCACACGCCTCGGCGAGATACTCATTCAGCAAGATCGCGCCTTTTCCGACATTCGCTGCCAGCGTGGCACTAATACAGGCTTTACCTTTAATAGCACCTTCACCTAA
- the trxA gene encoding thioredoxin, which translates to MSENITELDSSNFEAAISASVPVVVDFWAPWCGPCKAIAPILEELAAELGDAVKICKVNVDNNSEIAGKFEIRAIPTILVFKNGAVSDTIVGLTSKDDLKAKIS; encoded by the coding sequence ATGTCTGAAAACATCACAGAACTCGATAGCAGCAACTTCGAAGCTGCAATAAGTGCATCCGTCCCAGTCGTCGTCGACTTCTGGGCACCATGGTGCGGCCCTTGCAAAGCAATTGCTCCAATCCTCGAAGAGCTCGCTGCAGAACTTGGCGACGCAGTCAAAATCTGCAAAGTCAACGTCGACAACAACAGCGAGATCGCTGGTAAGTTCGAAATCCGTGCGATCCCAACGATCTTGGTATTCAAGAACGGCGCAGTCTCCGATACCATCGTAGGCCTCACGTCCAAGGACGACTTGAAAGCGAAGATCTCTTAA
- a CDS encoding Mur ligase family protein, protein MGICGTAMGNAALLVREQGHEVCGADTGIYPPMSDVLADAGIEVFDGYDAGRLAELKPDRVVVGNAMSRGNVEVEWLLNQSEVAFISLPQLFHDTVLLGRRPVVITGTHGKTTTSTITAFLLEESGAEPGWLIGGVPNDLPGGARLGQGEAFVIEGDEYDTAFFDKRSKFIHYRPQIAVLNNLEFDHADIFRDLEDVQRTFRHFLRIIPSAGCAIVNGDDANITALLPAPWTRVVRVGTEAGNDLEIANFEDGPQGAAFDLIWKGTLWTRVSWSMHGLFNARNAAMAALASAFSCGHASPLDFDLSALSRFGGVRRRQDVLHSGERWTVLEDFAHHPTAIAGALEGLRAAYPGRELIVSFEPRSNTARTSIFQDAFTKALSGADRVYLGAVHRAGSMAADERLDTATMVAELSQGGCAAQAFESNEALFDQVQQDCSATEGGVFIFFTNGAFDAIPQRTAALLG, encoded by the coding sequence ATGGGTATTTGCGGAACGGCAATGGGAAATGCGGCATTGTTGGTGCGCGAGCAGGGGCATGAGGTCTGTGGCGCAGACACAGGCATTTATCCACCCATGTCGGATGTGTTGGCTGATGCAGGCATCGAAGTCTTTGACGGTTACGATGCGGGGCGTCTTGCCGAGCTGAAGCCTGACCGTGTGGTCGTGGGCAATGCGATGAGCCGTGGTAATGTTGAGGTGGAGTGGCTATTGAATCAGTCGGAAGTCGCGTTTATTTCTTTGCCGCAATTGTTTCACGATACAGTGCTGCTGGGGCGTCGGCCAGTGGTGATTACTGGCACGCATGGTAAGACGACGACTTCGACGATCACTGCCTTTTTACTCGAAGAGTCAGGTGCTGAGCCAGGCTGGTTGATTGGTGGCGTGCCGAATGATTTGCCGGGTGGCGCACGTTTAGGGCAGGGCGAGGCCTTTGTGATTGAGGGGGATGAGTATGATACCGCATTTTTTGATAAGCGTAGTAAATTCATCCACTACCGTCCGCAGATTGCAGTGCTGAATAATTTGGAATTTGATCACGCGGATATTTTTCGAGATTTGGAAGATGTGCAGCGCACTTTTCGCCACTTTTTACGGATCATCCCGAGCGCAGGCTGCGCCATTGTGAATGGGGATGATGCGAATATTACGGCACTCTTGCCTGCACCTTGGACGCGAGTCGTGCGAGTTGGCACTGAGGCGGGCAATGATTTGGAGATCGCGAATTTTGAAGACGGGCCACAGGGCGCGGCGTTTGATCTGATCTGGAAGGGCACGTTGTGGACGCGAGTCAGTTGGTCGATGCACGGCTTGTTCAACGCGCGCAATGCAGCGATGGCTGCGCTCGCTTCGGCATTTTCTTGTGGGCATGCCTCGCCGCTGGACTTTGATCTCAGTGCGTTGTCACGCTTTGGTGGAGTGCGTCGTCGACAGGATGTGCTGCACAGTGGTGAGCGTTGGACGGTGCTGGAGGATTTTGCGCACCATCCGACTGCGATTGCTGGCGCGTTGGAGGGACTGCGGGCTGCGTATCCCGGGCGTGAGCTGATCGTGAGTTTTGAGCCGCGTAGTAATACGGCGCGCACGTCAATTTTTCAGGATGCGTTTACGAAGGCGCTGTCTGGAGCGGATCGAGTCTATCTCGGCGCGGTGCATCGAGCTGGTTCAATGGCGGCCGATGAGCGCTTAGATACTGCGACTATGGTCGCTGAATTGTCTCAGGGGGGCTGCGCTGCGCAGGCATTCGAGTCGAATGAGGCACTGTTTGATCAAGTTCAGCAGGACTGCTCGGCGACTGAGGGGGGTGTTTTCATCTTTTTCACTAACGGTGCCTTTGATGCGATTCCACAGCGCACGGCAGCGTTGCTTGGTTAG
- the purD gene encoding phosphoribosylamine--glycine ligase gives MADTSKLSILVVGSGGREHALVQMCLKSPLAERVIATPGNGGMASEVDCYNVGVEDIDGIVKLAQDNNIGLVVVGPEVPLSLGLVDALQAVGIPAYGPNAQGAQLESSKVFCKDFFARHNIPTAEYGSFTEVGPALEYLETHPAPIVIKASGLAAGKGVIMAETQDEAIAAVKDMLEGNAFGESGHEIVIEETLYGEEASIHAIVSGDDFVCLPPSQDHKRAGEGDTGLNTGGMGAYTPTSRVTPEMQAEIEAQVIRPTLDGFKADGINFCGTLYAGLMLTPKGVRVLEYNVRFGDPETQVLLPMVADDLVPVLLASAKGEPLPEKLNFHPGAAIVIVLAAGGYPGSYPKGDTITFPEATPERSAIVHAGTNRADDGTITTNGGRVLGVSGQAPSLQEAANLAYSVCDQVNFEGKYLRRDIGHKELNR, from the coding sequence ATGGCCGATACATCTAAGCTTTCTATTCTTGTCGTAGGTTCTGGAGGACGTGAACACGCCCTCGTTCAAATGTGCCTAAAAAGCCCGCTCGCCGAGCGCGTCATTGCTACACCAGGTAACGGTGGCATGGCATCCGAAGTGGATTGCTACAACGTAGGTGTCGAAGACATCGACGGCATCGTCAAACTCGCACAGGACAACAACATCGGCCTCGTCGTCGTCGGCCCAGAAGTGCCCCTCAGCCTCGGTCTCGTGGATGCGCTCCAAGCAGTCGGCATTCCTGCCTACGGCCCGAACGCACAAGGCGCACAGCTCGAATCGAGTAAAGTCTTTTGCAAGGACTTCTTCGCTCGCCACAACATCCCGACCGCAGAATACGGTAGCTTCACCGAAGTTGGCCCTGCACTTGAATATTTAGAGACGCACCCTGCACCGATCGTCATCAAAGCTAGCGGCCTCGCAGCTGGTAAAGGCGTGATCATGGCCGAGACGCAAGACGAAGCCATCGCCGCGGTGAAAGACATGCTCGAAGGCAATGCCTTCGGAGAAAGCGGCCACGAGATCGTCATCGAAGAAACACTTTACGGCGAAGAAGCCTCCATCCACGCCATCGTATCGGGCGACGACTTTGTCTGCCTGCCACCAAGCCAAGACCACAAGCGCGCCGGCGAAGGCGACACCGGCCTCAACACCGGCGGCATGGGCGCCTACACACCAACCAGCCGCGTCACACCAGAGATGCAGGCCGAGATCGAAGCCCAAGTCATCCGCCCGACCCTCGACGGGTTTAAGGCAGACGGTATTAACTTCTGCGGCACACTCTACGCTGGTCTGATGCTCACGCCAAAGGGTGTGCGCGTGCTCGAATACAACGTCCGCTTCGGTGATCCAGAAACACAAGTCCTCCTGCCAATGGTCGCAGATGACCTCGTGCCAGTGCTCCTTGCCTCCGCAAAGGGCGAGCCACTTCCTGAGAAGCTCAACTTCCACCCAGGCGCGGCCATCGTGATTGTATTGGCAGCAGGCGGCTACCCCGGCAGCTACCCGAAGGGCGACACCATCACTTTCCCTGAAGCCACACCAGAGCGCTCAGCGATCGTCCACGCAGGCACCAACCGCGCAGACGACGGCACCATCACCACCAACGGTGGACGCGTCCTCGGCGTCAGCGGACAAGCTCCGAGCCTACAAGAAGCAGCCAACCTCGCCTACAGCGTATGCGATCAGGTCAACTTCGAAGGCAAATATCTACGCCGCGACATCGGCCATAAGGAACTCAACCGCTAA
- a CDS encoding S41 family peptidase, with translation MMTVRQLLRTAVICVAAASSQAQGLDEALFPGLDRHSDESIRLHGLAQLYPGRVLFEAPQLTTVTESRVATRVEDLPREIKYVRLYRLDEAQAVLEAFQSHQALILDFRFLKSEDTAIDLFDHFATTGWTQELTTIGTVPAGLIETDLNDSYTLRDTPVIVLCNRETAGPFEAILHTLQENGSIIAVGEPTAGHTGFYEPTVPNAWILNGEIRPDHDTSLVGSGFLPRIQIALNAEANYLTYHLYEAGTDITQLLRKANQTTAQSDDTLNDHDIPIETDQILQRGVDIIAALQTLQHQPEL, from the coding sequence ATGATGACCGTTCGACAACTTCTACGCACAGCGGTCATCTGTGTGGCGGCAGCAAGCTCTCAAGCACAGGGCCTCGACGAGGCCTTGTTCCCAGGCTTGGATAGACACAGCGACGAAAGCATTCGTCTGCATGGCCTCGCACAACTGTATCCGGGGCGCGTTCTATTTGAAGCACCGCAACTGACGACCGTCACCGAAAGCCGTGTCGCCACCCGCGTCGAAGATTTGCCGCGTGAGATTAAATACGTTCGTCTCTACCGACTCGACGAGGCACAGGCGGTGCTCGAAGCATTCCAATCACACCAGGCACTGATCCTGGATTTTCGGTTTTTAAAATCCGAAGATACCGCAATCGATCTATTCGATCACTTTGCCACCACTGGCTGGACTCAGGAGTTAACCACCATCGGCACAGTGCCCGCAGGTCTGATCGAAACTGATCTCAACGACTCATACACACTGCGCGACACACCCGTCATCGTGCTATGCAACCGCGAAACCGCAGGCCCCTTCGAAGCAATCTTACACACGCTCCAAGAAAACGGATCCATCATCGCTGTAGGCGAACCCACCGCAGGACACACCGGATTTTACGAACCAACAGTGCCCAATGCATGGATTCTCAACGGAGAAATTCGCCCCGACCACGACACCTCACTCGTTGGCAGTGGATTTCTGCCACGCATACAGATCGCTCTCAACGCCGAGGCAAACTACCTCACTTATCATCTCTACGAGGCAGGCACCGACATCACTCAACTCCTAAGGAAAGCAAATCAGACAACAGCCCAGAGTGACGACACACTCAACGATCATGACATCCCCATCGAGACCGATCAGATACTGCAACGCGGAGTTGATATCATCGCCGCCCTGCAAACACTTCAGCACCAACCCGAACTCTAA
- a CDS encoding low molecular weight protein arginine phosphatase codes for MAQDRNLILTICTGNVCRSPMAEKLLQHALAAEDSPLKELIVESAGVAAGYGEPASSNSVAALKKVKIDLSQHKSQPVTQELLDRAFLVLGMTDSHLDIIEHYHTELPERMHLFREFMGPDADEQIPDPYGQNFDAYQECLDSMVEAIPSIVAYLRKEYK; via the coding sequence ATGGCTCAAGATCGCAACCTCATCCTCACAATCTGCACAGGCAATGTCTGCCGCAGCCCGATGGCAGAAAAACTCCTGCAACACGCACTCGCAGCAGAAGACTCGCCCTTAAAGGAGCTGATCGTGGAATCCGCAGGCGTCGCCGCGGGATACGGAGAGCCCGCATCGAGCAATTCAGTTGCAGCGCTCAAAAAGGTAAAAATCGACCTCTCCCAGCATAAGAGTCAGCCAGTCACACAAGAGCTCCTCGACCGCGCCTTCCTGGTCCTAGGCATGACCGACTCGCACCTCGACATCATCGAGCACTACCACACCGAGCTGCCCGAGCGTATGCACCTCTTCCGCGAATTCATGGGACCAGACGCAGATGAGCAAATCCCCGACCCTTACGGTCAAAATTTTGATGCCTATCAAGAATGCCTCGATTCGATGGTTGAAGCCATCCCTTCCATCGTCGCCTATCTACGTAAGGAATACAAATAG
- a CDS encoding nucleotide pyrophosphohydrolase has product MPSDIAKLTQALLAFRDERDWKQFHNPKDLATALSIEASELQEIFLWKNGTEIDETIQAKRQHLEHEVADIAAYLLLLCNELDVDLESAVLNKIEHNKAKYPADQVRGNSKKYNEYHEQG; this is encoded by the coding sequence ATGCCTTCTGACATAGCTAAACTGACACAGGCACTTCTAGCGTTCCGCGATGAGCGCGACTGGAAGCAATTCCACAACCCCAAAGATCTAGCCACCGCACTTTCGATCGAAGCCTCGGAGCTACAAGAAATTTTCCTTTGGAAAAACGGCACAGAAATCGACGAAACGATTCAGGCCAAGCGCCAACACCTTGAGCACGAAGTCGCCGACATTGCCGCTTATCTGCTGCTACTCTGCAACGAGCTTGACGTCGATTTAGAGTCAGCCGTGCTCAACAAAATAGAGCACAACAAAGCGAAATACCCCGCCGACCAAGTCCGCGGCAACTCCAAGAAATACAACGAGTATCACGAGCAGGGCTGA
- a CDS encoding choice-of-anchor I family protein has protein sequence MNTTWKTTLLGLSLGIAANAAFAQLTLKPISSIRNGAAEDVFDESAAEIVKYDARTQQMYVVNGYANSIDIFDISSPESPELVRSVDLSAFGNPNSVAINPRWWMNEVAIAVGADSAEERGSVVFMNKKGDIKEVVSAGYLPDMLTYDASGQYLVVANEGEPNSDYSFDPEGSVTVIEQHGWSRRRHVTQVPLTNFTEADVVGVRISGPEGTAIAQDLEPEFVAIDSAGRNAYVACQENNAMVKIDLRRKRAVDIFGLGSKSHAALGNTLDVSDKDDMIRVANWPVHGLYMPDSIQSYSVGNQDYIVTANEGDGREYGDYEDEKRVSKLDLDPSAFPLAAELQKDENLGRLKILVTEGDVDGDGFHDELYSMGARSFSIFSTEGELVYDSGDFIESYLAEFYPEHFNSENDENDSVDGRSDAKGPEPEALALGEINGRTYAFVGLERSGGIMVFDITDPRDVSFVDYVNNRDFAGNAEDGTAGDLGPEGIDFIPASKSPTHQPMIAVANEVSGTTTLYTIDLD, from the coding sequence ATGAATACTACCTGGAAAACAACTCTACTCGGACTCTCGCTCGGCATTGCTGCAAACGCGGCATTTGCTCAATTAACGCTCAAGCCTATCAGCTCGATTCGTAATGGTGCGGCTGAGGATGTCTTTGATGAATCGGCCGCAGAGATCGTGAAATACGACGCTCGCACGCAGCAGATGTATGTCGTGAATGGCTATGCCAACAGTATCGATATTTTCGATATCAGTTCGCCAGAATCACCTGAGCTAGTGCGTTCAGTCGATTTGAGTGCCTTTGGAAACCCTAACAGTGTCGCGATCAATCCGCGGTGGTGGATGAATGAAGTGGCCATCGCCGTTGGTGCCGATTCTGCGGAAGAACGTGGCTCGGTTGTATTTATGAATAAAAAGGGTGATATCAAAGAGGTCGTTTCGGCAGGCTATTTGCCGGACATGCTGACGTATGATGCCAGTGGGCAGTATCTGGTGGTGGCCAATGAAGGTGAGCCGAATTCGGATTATTCATTTGACCCTGAAGGCTCTGTTACGGTGATTGAGCAACATGGTTGGAGCCGTCGCCGTCATGTCACTCAGGTGCCTTTGACGAACTTCACTGAGGCTGATGTTGTTGGCGTGCGTATCAGTGGCCCTGAGGGCACTGCGATTGCACAAGACTTGGAGCCTGAGTTTGTTGCAATTGATTCGGCTGGGCGCAACGCGTATGTTGCCTGCCAAGAGAACAATGCGATGGTAAAAATCGATCTGCGCCGTAAGCGTGCGGTGGATATCTTTGGGCTGGGTAGTAAGAGCCACGCGGCCTTGGGCAATACGCTCGATGTGTCGGATAAGGATGACATGATCCGTGTCGCGAATTGGCCAGTGCATGGTCTGTATATGCCAGACTCGATTCAGTCTTATTCAGTTGGCAATCAGGACTACATCGTCACTGCGAATGAAGGCGATGGGCGTGAGTATGGGGACTATGAAGATGAAAAGCGTGTTTCGAAATTAGATTTAGATCCGAGTGCTTTTCCTTTGGCGGCGGAGCTTCAAAAGGATGAAAACTTAGGCCGACTGAAAATCTTAGTGACTGAGGGCGATGTGGATGGTGATGGCTTCCACGACGAACTGTATAGTATGGGCGCTCGCTCGTTTTCGATCTTCAGCACCGAGGGGGAGTTGGTTTACGACAGTGGCGATTTTATCGAGTCCTACCTCGCAGAGTTTTATCCTGAGCATTTCAATTCTGAGAATGATGAGAACGACAGTGTTGACGGACGCTCTGATGCAAAGGGACCTGAGCCTGAAGCACTCGCTTTGGGCGAAATTAACGGGCGCACTTATGCCTTCGTCGGGCTTGAGCGTTCGGGTGGAATCATGGTGTTCGACATTACCGATCCACGTGATGTGAGTTTTGTGGATTACGTCAATAATCGCGATTTCGCTGGTAATGCCGAAGATGGCACTGCGGGTGATCTCGGGCCTGAGGGGATTGACTTTATCCCTGCTTCGAAGAGCCCGACGCATCAGCCTATGATTGCCGTCGCGAATGAAGTGAGTGGCACGACGACACTCTATACGATCGATCTCGATTAA
- a CDS encoding DUF4197 domain-containing protein: protein MNFESRTTVILSLLITSMLSPFSLLHAEGGWGSRALSLFKSASSSDAATEAFGSADELAIALREALAVSAERALTELSQKGGFSDSDLFRVPLPKSVESFRKPLALVGQDYRLDEFQATMNRAAEEGVAASPAIVKKAIQGLTMDDLNKLWKGKDDAITRFLEKNSREELSEKMLPLIAAATDSTGATRSYKKMEDALPEVGGGLFSKFQSLVGKGDKDSFDLDQYVNEQALDSLFDAMALEEQAIREDPLARSTDLLKKLFGSE, encoded by the coding sequence ATGAACTTCGAGTCCCGAACCACTGTTATTTTGTCGCTGCTCATCACTTCGATGCTGTCTCCATTTTCGTTGCTGCATGCCGAAGGTGGTTGGGGGAGTCGGGCGTTGTCCTTGTTTAAGAGCGCATCAAGTTCGGATGCCGCGACCGAGGCATTTGGCAGTGCCGACGAATTGGCCATTGCGCTACGCGAGGCGCTGGCAGTTTCGGCAGAGCGCGCGTTAACGGAGCTGAGTCAAAAGGGCGGGTTCTCGGATTCGGATTTATTTCGTGTGCCGCTGCCGAAGTCTGTAGAGAGCTTTCGCAAGCCACTGGCATTGGTCGGGCAGGATTATCGGCTCGATGAATTTCAGGCGACCATGAATCGTGCCGCAGAAGAGGGCGTGGCAGCTTCGCCGGCAATTGTTAAAAAGGCGATTCAAGGCCTGACCATGGACGATTTGAATAAATTGTGGAAGGGGAAGGATGATGCGATCACTCGCTTTTTAGAGAAGAACTCGCGTGAGGAGCTGTCTGAGAAGATGCTGCCCTTAATTGCTGCTGCGACAGATTCGACGGGTGCGACACGTAGCTATAAGAAAATGGAAGACGCGTTGCCAGAGGTTGGCGGCGGGCTGTTCTCGAAGTTTCAATCGTTGGTCGGTAAGGGCGACAAAGACTCGTTTGACCTCGATCAGTATGTCAATGAGCAGGCGCTCGATAGTTTGTTTGATGCCATGGCTCTGGAAGAGCAAGCGATTCGTGAAGATCCACTCGCACGTTCGACTGATTTATTAAAGAAGCTCTTCGGTAGCGAGTAG